GCATTTTAATGCCAATGATTTAACTATCTGTTAGCAGCaaaggctttttgtgtgtgtgttgtataaaTGTCATTTAAATTTATTGGAAAGTGCCCCATTGGTCTCAAAGAACAATTAACACAAAGGTAAACTCAAGGTTGTTACGCAgtttgcagtttattttattttggctttaagcccatagacaTAACAAGCAGAACCAACTGTTGCTGCGTAGGGCAATATCCAACATTGTGAAAGTTGATTTCTGCTCATGTAacagagcttccctttcttctcctctgcAGCCCTCTGTGCCCCCAAATCTGACTCCCAAGGGTCTCccagccctctggagcagattagaGGAGTGTGGAAAGCTGCAGAATCTATTCTGCTAATAGTGTCTGTTCCATTGGCAGACAGACACTGTTGCATTTCACTCATAGCAAACAATCCGTGTGCAGCCGCCTATGACCATAAACAGGTTCTTCCTTTTGGGGTTTTGCAATACGTATAATGAAATAACCGAGTTGGCATCATAAGCTACTGCATACAAACAGCTCACCATGTGGCAACTGCTCACTAAGCACATTACTTTAAATTTGCCTCCACATGAAAGCTGTAATAGTATCAACTGGCCTAATAATAACgataattttattcattcattcattcattcattcattcatttacacacacacacacacacacacacacacacacacacacacaccacccatctggctgggtttccccagccactctgggcagcttccaacagaatattaaaatacaatattctattaaacattaaaagtgtTTAAACATTCAGAGTGTCTTTCATCTTTGTTAACTGCAGCTACCACACCCATACCTGAAATTAGGGCAATCTGAGGTTCTAGGTCAGGGGTGTGACTTCAGCAGTCCTGAAAATCACATCTCAATTTAGAACTGAAGCACTGCTTTGATACCAAAGGGTGTTACTCCTTTGGACAAGTTATTAAATTTCCCCACAGCCCTGTAAACACAACCACCAAGGGGCTCCCTTAGATGCTCATGTTACACTAATTTTGAAGGGTTTTTGGTTTCCTCCTCCTAGACTACTTATGAgactggcctggttcacacaccaCATTGAACcagttaaactatggtttaatgtggacAAGCAGATGTGCAATTGCAGGCACTTCATTCCTCCCCTGCTGCCAAGGGAAGAAACAAGCCATATTCTGGCTTGTCATTACATGGAACCTGGGCTTATGATTTGTTTCTCTTAGAACAAACCACAAGCGGAAGTGAATGTATGTTTACTGAGTAACAAGCCAtgcaatgtttttttcccccttcccagtATAGGAATAGCAATAGGGGAGGAACGAAGTGCTGCAATTCCAGCAGTGTGCACTTGCATGATTTATTTTAACTATGGTGTGGGTTCTGCCCTCAGAGCCCCACTTGAAATGGTGCAACTTCTTCTCAAAGGGTTCAATGGTGTTGCAAGGTCAACTCCCCACCCACAAAGTGATTGTAAGCATTCTTTTAGGCAGAGTGCGGGGAAGCAAACTCCTTGAGGGcgaggctgctgctgtttttcatcCTTTGCTGGCCACTGGATGGAACCAAGCTGGGCTGGCTCAGTGGGTagcgcatgagactcttaatctcaggattatgagttcgagccccatattgggcaaatcCCTGCATcccagtgggttggactagatgactcacgcggtcccttccaactctacaagttaGGATCATGCTGAACTGAACGGAGTTTACTCCCGTGTAATTGGGGTTAGGACCTTCTTCTCAACACCCGCGTCTACATTAGAGAGCTGCCGAAAACATCAAGATCAGCCCCAAGCACCaataaactacatctcccagaaagcCACAGCGGACGACCGGGCTCCCATAGGGTAGCGCAATGTGACGCACGCAAGCTGCAAGCCGTAAACCGTGATCCTCCTGCGAGAGAGCCGCATATCCCGCGCCTGCCCTTCTCTGGCCTCATCCACTTGCTCTCCAGCGGGCGGCAGGGTAGCGGGGCAACCCGGCACGCCAGCAGAAATTTGAGCCTGCCGGCTCGCCGTCGTCCGCGGGCGGCCATCTTGTGTGCGGTTGTGGTACcaccagcaggagcagcagcaagcggcggcggcggcggcagtagcaGCTGATCGCCGGCTCCAGGCCTTTCTCCTCGGCTGGGTTGCTGCCGCGGTTGTGTGGAAGCCATGTCTGCGGAGAGCCCGGAGCCCGCTTCGGCGGAGGAGCAGAAGGTGAGGCGTTGCCGGCCGGGCCTGAGGCGGTgcgagagggaaggagagatctCAGGCGCCATGTCCGGAGCCGGCGGAGGCAGTTTAGGCCACGACTTGGCTGAGGGGGAAAGTTTAGTCAGGGGAGTCTCCCCTCACACACCGGCTTGCCTTCCTCTCTCGGCCCAAATTCTTTTATCGGGGGCTTAGGGGCTTTCGTCCACCTCAGCCGCCTGGCGCGCGTTATATGGCGCAAAGTCTAGGGGGAAAGGCCTCTCTGTCTCTTGTGTATGTGTTTATGTACATGTATGTATGCTGCTAGTTTCCGTGGTGGATGCGAGTGTGGGTAtccctgccgcccccccccccgtcgcttTAAGAGCCTCCCTTTCCGCTCCTCGCAGGCGAGTTTCCCTCCTTCGTGGAGAAACGGCCACAGCAGGAGCCACAAAACTTTGCGCTGGGCGCGCGCGAAACCTAGGCGTcaggaaaggaagaaagctgCGGGCGCCGCCGAGGCCACCCGCGTTTTGTTCCGCAGCGCGTGGGGTGGCGTTGCCACTTTCgcctcacattattattattattaatttatttccctTGGTCCGCGGGGACGATGTGCTTTCCCAACGCCGGCGAGATAGGGCGGGAAGAGGAGGCCTCCGGGCCGCCTTGCCCCATCCGCTGTGTCGAACTTGCAGGGAGGGAGCCCGGGGTGGGCGTGCCCGCTGCCGAGGGCGCAAGCGCCTCCTTGGGCCCGTATTGTCTGGTTTGCAGCAAGCCGGGGAAAGCGCAGCGTGAATGTGACGACATCGGCCCCTCGTCACGCTCGCACGCTCCCCCGCAACGTGCAGCGTGGAGGCCGCGTACGCGGCTCGTGAGCCCCCTTAGCCTTGCCTCGCTTCAAGGTATTTTTTTATGCCCAGCTTGGAAAACACGCCATGGGTGTAAATCTTAGTTTTTTGTTAATTGCCAGCATTCTCTTTAGTATATACGAAAGAGGCAGGCTTTGGTGCTACTTTAGTGCAGTAAAGAAGCTGTAATGGACCGGTTTTATGCTTTAGTCCAGtgttccaaaacttgggtctccagctgttttgggactaaaattcccatcatccctgaccactggtcctgctagctagggatggtgggagttgtagtctaaaaacacaGTTGGAttgccaagtttgggaaacactgctttagcctATAAAGAACAGAAATTAGGGTCAATATGCCATTTCTACTCAGGCATACCTGGAAGTTGATAGAATTAAATTTGGTGTGATTTTCTGaggaaatatgcataggattgggctgaaagtgcagtggagggggggagaccttgtaattttttttgttcTGAACTGGCCTGCAGTGACAAAGTCTTACCATGGGATATAATGTTGCAGTTGCTGTATATGCAGAGTATATATTTTCTGTTTAAGACAGTGAACCTTAAGGTTGTTGGTCTGGGTTCTTTTTAAGAGTTATGTAGTAAAAGTCTAAAACAATTACcagtttttgcatttggtttcctgacttttaataaaaacaatattttcaCACCTGCAGCTTGAAGATActttaacccaggcttcctcaaactcagccctccagatgttttttggcctacaactcccatgatccctattggtcagggatgatgggaattgtagtctcaaaacatctggtgggccgagtttgaggaagcctgctttaaccCAAGAAATCAGTGGATTCTAAGCACACCTACATGGTTTGGATTGTGTCCTTAATATTCCATGTGTTCATATTAGCATCATTTATATTATAAGAGGTCATTATCAGAGTGAAAACTGCTGTCCAGCATTTGTTTGTTAGCTGAGGGGGCAGCACATGGATATTCTGAAGCTTTTCTGTTACTGGCCACATAATCCCAGGTTGTGGTTCATGTTGATTCCTCAAATAGCAGACAATAAATGTAGGTTGGGTGTGCATAACTTGTGACCTACAAAGCTGTATTATAGCTTGTTTGCAAACCCCTGTGTTTGCAGTCCAATGTTATTGCACTTCTCATAGGCTGCAGAAGAGCTACATGCATGTCAGTGGAAGGGCTATTAGTCGGGTTCTGAGTCCACTTGCCGTGCCTTCTACTCTTTCTCTGGAGTGAGGGAAGAGGCAAAGTATTATTGAAATACTGAACCTTTGTGTGTGATTgtaattgtaagctgctttgagaaccgTTCTTGGCTGAGAAATGGGGTATACATCTTTTGAAGGGTTATTCAGCTGGGTGGATCACAAAATATACAGGCCTAATCTCTAGGTGTTCATGCATTTTTACCCAACTTAAAAGGTAtcaatgtacatatttttgtaaaatgGGCAATAACCCTAGTATTAATTCAGTTTGTGAAAACAGTTATTAAGTGTGGTATACGTTGGATGTGAAAACTGATAGGGCtaaaatcacatcatatattgCTAGTGGGGGGATTAGCCAATAAAAGTTTAATATTTGAAGATGGGCATTTTGTGAATTTGCAAGATGATTCAAAGGAAGGCATGAGTAATGTAGTAGAAATACTATGGTAATTCCTTGTGTTTTCAGGAAATGGAAGACAAGGTGATTAGTCCTGAGAAAGCTGAAGAAGCAAAGTTGAAGGCCAGATATCCTCATCTGGGACAAAAGCCTGGGGGCTCAGATTTCTTGAGAAAGCGGCTCCAGAAAGGAGTGAGTAAGCTTGAACCATGTGTAGTTAGTCTGTTTAAGCAAGTAAATCCTTTTAATCTGACTACTTGCAATGATGCCAGTTTTGCTCATATGGATGAGAAGTTTGCTTTGACACCAACACCTCAATCATATTTTCTGGGCAGTAAAGGCCTATCAATTTCAATTGTGCTTCAGTGAAAGCATACTTCATATCAAAACCCTCAAACAGTGTATGGTGCTTTCTAGATTGACATTATTCCTccaatctctctgtgtgtttttaaaagtaggCATTCTTCACACTTTGCTTGAAAGAGCTGTGAAAATATGTTGTGTGAATTACTTGTTTCTTCAAGAACACAGAGTTTAATAAAAAGCAAATGTAACTGTGTTAATccataagaaaataaaaaccagcaTCCACAGTTGGGCAGTACCATTATTGGGACCAAGGCATGTCTATCTCGGTTCGCCTCAGTCCCCACCATTGACACTTACCCTCGGGCTGTACTTGGCAGTGCCTTGCGTTCTCCCTATACATGTGAGGTGTGCAAGGCAGCATTAGCCCTCACATACCTGCAGTGGCAGATCAGGCAGCCAGCAAACAGCCTCTTTACATTAGAGCTTGTTTTGGTGCTGCAAGCCAGCTGATTTGcggggcagagcagcagcaaaataGTTGTGTATTTTAGTGCCAGCTGCCCAGCAAGCATCGCAGCagtgccagccagccagatggATATGTTAGGCACCAAATGTGGCCACCAGACATATCCACTTGCTCACAAAAGGCCAGTTGCCAATCGTGAAATGTGACTGGTGCCTGCTTAGTTTCGAGCACTGAGTTACATTAACTTGAAAACTAAAATTGGTCCTTTGGTACAGATTCTGCTATAGTTTTAAAGACTTAATAAGGCTTTAGGGAACACAGAGTATTTTGTGGcctacttgtgtgtgtgtgaaggtgggGGTTGTTAAACTGGAACAGTAAAAGCATACACTTTTTGTCgcacccccccctccacaaaaaaataaacaggCACAAAGCAAATGTCTAAagcaaatatttataaaccacaaaTGGGCAGCAGTACTAAAA
The sequence above is drawn from the Lacerta agilis isolate rLacAgi1 chromosome 13, rLacAgi1.pri, whole genome shotgun sequence genome and encodes:
- the ARPP19 gene encoding cAMP-regulated phosphoprotein 19, translating into MSAESPEPASAEEQKEMEDKVISPEKAEEAKLKARYPHLGQKPGGSDFLRKRLQKGQKYFDSGDYNMAKAKMKNKQLPTAAPDKTEVTGDHIPTPQDLPQRKPSLVASKLAG